A window from Thermoanaerobaculales bacterium encodes these proteins:
- the dnaK gene encoding molecular chaperone DnaK, whose translation MSKIIGIDLGTTNSCAAVVDVTKPVVIPNREGARTTPSVVAFTASGERLVGQIARRQAMTNPKNTAYSVKRLIGRKYDSDEVKWARTLVPYAIVDSDNGDAYVEFQGRKYSPPEISALVLREIKEFAEEFLGEEISQAIITVPAYFDDSQRQATKDAGTIAGLEVVRIINEPTAASLAYGFGKDTHEVIAVYDLGGGTFDISILEIGDGIYEVKSTAGDTFLGGEDFDARVMEYLLEQFKQDTGLDLSEDMMAIQRIKEAAEAAKCDLSTNEVTEISLPFIAADHTGPKHLQVRLTQSQLEDLVRDLVERTLEPCQNSLEAARVERGQIDQVILVGGQTRMPMVVRTVSEFFGRTPCQDINPDEVVGIGAALQAGILQGEVKDLILLDVTPLSLGIETHGGLFTRIIERNSTIPTKKSMIFTTVADNQTTVEVHVLQGERGIAGENRSLGRFDLVGIPPSPRGVPQIEVTFSIDSNGIVHVGARDLATGKEQSIEVQPAGGLSKIEIDGLIAEADKYRSEDERRRSVRQLQNRLEGLLYTNERVVREFGNSLSADDRESVRATLNRARKAVTSEERTVLEEAIGAVQEVSQTLTEVVMINPLAALGGAGGPGKVEPSDDTIDGDS comes from the coding sequence GTGAGCAAGATCATCGGCATCGACCTCGGCACCACCAACTCGTGCGCCGCCGTCGTGGATGTCACGAAACCGGTGGTGATCCCCAATCGCGAGGGCGCCCGCACGACGCCATCAGTGGTCGCCTTCACCGCGAGCGGCGAGCGCCTGGTGGGCCAGATCGCCAGGCGCCAGGCGATGACGAACCCCAAGAACACGGCCTACTCGGTGAAGCGGTTGATCGGGCGGAAGTACGACTCCGACGAGGTGAAGTGGGCACGGACCCTGGTGCCGTACGCGATCGTCGACTCGGACAACGGCGACGCCTACGTCGAGTTCCAGGGCCGGAAGTACAGCCCGCCGGAGATCTCGGCGCTGGTGCTGCGCGAGATCAAGGAGTTTGCCGAGGAGTTTCTCGGCGAGGAGATCTCACAGGCGATCATCACCGTGCCGGCGTACTTCGACGACAGCCAGCGCCAGGCCACGAAGGACGCCGGGACCATCGCCGGGCTCGAGGTCGTGCGGATCATCAACGAGCCTACCGCCGCCTCGCTCGCCTACGGCTTCGGCAAGGACACCCACGAGGTGATCGCCGTCTACGACCTGGGAGGCGGCACCTTCGACATCTCGATCCTCGAGATCGGCGACGGCATCTACGAGGTCAAGTCGACGGCCGGGGACACCTTCCTCGGTGGCGAGGACTTCGATGCGCGGGTCATGGAGTACCTGCTCGAGCAGTTCAAGCAGGACACCGGCCTCGACCTGTCCGAGGACATGATGGCGATTCAGCGCATCAAGGAGGCGGCGGAGGCCGCCAAGTGCGACCTGTCGACCAACGAGGTCACCGAGATCTCGCTGCCGTTCATCGCGGCCGACCACACCGGCCCCAAGCACCTGCAGGTGCGCCTCACCCAGAGCCAGCTCGAGGACCTCGTCCGCGACCTGGTGGAGAGGACGCTCGAGCCCTGCCAGAACTCGCTCGAGGCGGCGCGAGTCGAGCGCGGGCAGATCGATCAGGTGATCCTGGTCGGCGGCCAGACCAGAATGCCGATGGTCGTCCGGACCGTCTCCGAGTTCTTCGGGCGGACGCCGTGTCAGGACATCAACCCGGACGAGGTCGTGGGCATCGGCGCGGCGCTCCAGGCCGGGATCCTGCAGGGCGAGGTTAAGGACCTCATCCTGCTCGACGTCACGCCGCTGTCGCTCGGCATCGAGACCCATGGCGGCCTGTTCACCAGGATCATCGAGCGCAACTCGACCATCCCGACCAAGAAGTCGATGATCTTCACCACCGTCGCCGACAACCAGACGACGGTCGAGGTGCACGTCCTCCAGGGCGAGCGGGGGATCGCCGGCGAGAACCGCTCCCTCGGGCGCTTCGACCTCGTCGGCATCCCACCGTCCCCGCGCGGGGTGCCGCAGATCGAGGTGACCTTCTCGATCGACTCCAACGGGATCGTCCACGTCGGGGCCCGCGACCTGGCCACCGGCAAGGAGCAGAGCATCGAGGTCCAGCCGGCGGGCGGGCTGTCCAAGATCGAGATCGACGGCCTCATCGCGGAGGCGGACAAGTACCGCTCCGAGGACGAGCGCAGGCGCAGCGTGCGCCAGCTCCAGAACCGCCTCGAGGGCCTGCTCTACACCAACGAGCGGGTGGTGCGGGAGTTCGGCAACAGCCTGTCCGCGGACGACCGCGAGTCGGTCCGGGCGACGCTCAACCGCGCCCGCAAGGCGGTCACCAGCGAGGAGCGCACGGTGCTGGAGGAGGCGATCGGCGCGGTCCAGGAGGTCTCGCAGACCCTGACCGAGGTCGTGATGATCAACCCCCTCGCCGCGCTCGGTGGCGCTGGCGGTCCGGGCAAGGTGGAGCCTTCCGACGACACGATAGACGGGGACTCCTGA
- the dnaJ gene encoding molecular chaperone DnaJ has translation MATGSKRDFYEVLGVGRDASLADIKRAYRGLAVKLHPDRNPDNPEAEERFKEASEAYAVLSDPEKRARYDRFGHEGVAANGFTGFDPGAFGDFADILGDLFGATFGDMFGAQRRRGGPRRGHDLQYTLKISLEDAARGVERVIRIPRLVRCPACSGSGAEPGTTPEPCGTCRGAGQVMFRQGFLSVSQTCPTCGGGGRINRHPCQECGGRGRSEEENSLRVKVPPGVAAGMRLRLSGEGEAGERGGPTGDLYVVVSVEEHPRFVRDGADLHVEAAVSAFHAMLGGPLEVSTVLGESRTIDIAPGAQPGEVVRLRGDGMPHLDSKRRGDLHVHLKVVVPRRLSDEQRRLIAEVAAAGGDGIDLDPQRGFFDRLKRALGGDD, from the coding sequence ATGGCCACCGGCTCCAAACGTGATTTCTACGAGGTTCTGGGCGTCGGTCGCGACGCTTCCCTCGCAGACATCAAGCGCGCCTATCGCGGGCTGGCGGTGAAGCTCCATCCGGACCGCAACCCCGACAACCCCGAGGCCGAGGAGAGGTTCAAGGAGGCCTCCGAGGCGTACGCGGTCCTCTCGGATCCGGAGAAGCGCGCCCGCTACGACCGCTTCGGCCACGAGGGGGTGGCGGCGAACGGGTTCACCGGGTTCGATCCGGGCGCGTTCGGCGACTTCGCGGACATCCTCGGCGACCTTTTCGGGGCCACGTTCGGCGACATGTTCGGCGCCCAGCGCCGTCGCGGCGGGCCGCGGAGAGGGCACGACCTGCAGTACACGCTGAAGATCTCTCTCGAGGATGCCGCGAGGGGGGTCGAGCGTGTGATTCGCATCCCGCGGCTGGTTCGCTGCCCTGCATGCTCCGGATCGGGGGCCGAGCCGGGCACCACGCCCGAGCCGTGCGGAACCTGCCGCGGCGCCGGCCAGGTGATGTTCCGGCAGGGCTTCCTGTCGGTGTCACAGACCTGCCCGACCTGCGGCGGCGGCGGACGCATCAACCGGCACCCGTGCCAGGAGTGCGGTGGCCGAGGCCGCTCGGAGGAGGAGAACAGCCTGCGCGTGAAGGTGCCGCCCGGGGTCGCTGCGGGGATGAGGCTGCGGCTGTCCGGGGAAGGCGAGGCGGGCGAGCGTGGCGGCCCGACCGGGGACCTCTACGTCGTGGTCTCGGTCGAGGAGCACCCGAGGTTCGTGCGCGATGGCGCCGACCTCCACGTCGAGGCCGCGGTCTCGGCGTTTCACGCCATGCTCGGTGGGCCCCTCGAGGTGTCGACCGTGCTCGGCGAGAGTCGGACCATCGACATCGCGCCCGGCGCGCAGCCGGGCGAGGTGGTGCGGCTGCGGGGCGACGGCATGCCGCACCTCGACTCGAAACGCCGGGGCGACCTCCACGTCCATCTGAAGGTTGTGGTCCCCCGGCGGCTGTCCGACGAGCAGCGGCGGCTCATCGCCGAGGTTGCGGCCGCCGGCGGCGACGGCATCGATCTGGACCCCCAGCGAGGGTTCTTCGACCGGCTGAAACGGGCGCTCGGCGGGGACGACTGA